Genomic segment of Lentisphaera araneosa HTCC2155:
TTGTGTGATAGCCGTCACCATTGCTAGTGCGGCAGAGGCGAATAGTGAGATACACCAAACCAGTCCCCAGCAGGCGAATAAAGGAATGAGCAGTGCTAAGCCCAGTCGGAGAATAAGCCAGCTCCACATACTCAGGATTCCTTGGGGGTCTAAGCGATAAACAAAACGTTCACAAGCATAGAGAGTAGCCGAATGAATTTTACTAAAACTATTCGATTGTAAGAAACTTTGATTTATATAGGGAGTCGTCCTGATTTGGGGTTCCCAATAGAGTAGATTACCCATGAGAGGAATCTCGTGCGGCTCTTATCCCAACAATAAGACCGATGCAGTAAAGTACTAAAGATAGAGCAAGACTGCAATAGAAGAGTAGCTCATAATTGACTTCAGGTTTAATGATATTGACGACTTCGGCCGCGCTTAAAATGAGAGAGTACATAATTATCTCCTTGGTTTAAATATAGACATAAAAAAGCCCCACTAAACAAAGTTTAGTAGGGCAAAGGGCGAGTTTGAAAGGCAAGTGTTATCTACACTAGCCCTCAGTATATAGTGCCAAGAAATGGCTAATAATTAAGGATGGAGTGTGTTTTTAGGTGATAATTAATGTTTTAAAGGGTGAAAAGAATTGTTTTATTATCTTCTTTTTCCTGAATCCGTGATAGAGATTTAAATATCAGTTTATATCGCTGTGATCGTTAATCCTTTGTAATATTTTGAGTCTTTACTGTGATATTTCTTTAGCAGTCATGATGATATTTATGAACTTGAATAAAAAGAGTCTCAAAATTGAAGTTTTTTAGGGTGTCTTGTGCAATTTGACCACAGCGAAGCGAAAACTCTTTAATTAGAGTTTTTGAAAAGATATTTTTGATTGCAGTTAAAGACTAAGAGAGATTTTTTGATAGAGTTTAAACCAAGTGCAATGTCGACCAAATTTGAGGACTTCAACTCCTGCGTGCTTTACATGCTTACAGGCGATTAAAATTAAGTCACGTATAACACAACGTAAACGTCGACGTGTACCTCTAATTCTTATTGGAGCCAAAGATTTATTCTCAATTAGGTGAGTTCCAATGACTCTTAGTATATTGAAAGCAAGCATAGCGCAGTGAAGGAAAAACTGATTCGCCATAAACTTCCCCGAGGGAAGACGTTCTACATTCATGTCAGTTTTAAGTTCACTATGATACTGCTCGCTGGTTCCATGTTCATGATAGAGTTCAATGACATCTTCAGCTTCTAAAGGCAGGTTTGTCCAATATGTTTCAACTTCTATATCAGGTATTAAGAGTTTATTACCGTCTGAGTCTTCCAGTCGTTCCGTAACTTTAAATATCATGGGAACCACATTGCGCTTTTCATTATTACCTGGGGTTTTATGATGAATTTCTCCTACAAATATATTCTTACCATCGCGTGATTTGAGTTGGCGACCAAGACGTCGAGCATTCGCAAGCCACTGCACTTTATCTTCTTTTCGTAGATTTCGTTTGATCAGAAAATAATGCTCTTCAGGCAAGTGATCGAAATTGATCTCAGCATCATGAGCTGAGTCTAAGCGAAGTAAGACTGGATGATTAAGCTTCAACTTTTTCACCATTGCAAAACTTTCATCTAAAAATTGAGGCATTCCTTTTTGTGCGTGCTGTGAGCCTGGTCGTAACTCCTGATTAAGCATAAAGCCTTGCTTACCAATATATGCAAACATGGGAGCAAAACCATCGTGATTTTTATATGTCCAACACACATTCTC
This window contains:
- a CDS encoding IS1380-like element ISLar4 family transposase, producing MNKAFKLDTGNDSLHSIGGIYLAGQVLQQSEIDQEFSSEHKANYTFQDVDIFKSQIGLLIQGCEHYTDINQFRENEVFMKSLSLNNVPSEERLRQRLEMMLAKHEKLLKQSNTKLLKKQVMGAISKGGMEFIPLDMDVSPMDNSGTQKENVCWTYKNHDGFAPMFAYIGKQGFMLNQELRPGSQHAQKGMPQFLDESFAMVKKLKLNHPVLLRLDSAHDAEINFDHLPEEHYFLIKRNLRKEDKVQWLANARRLGRQLKSRDGKNIFVGEIHHKTPGNNEKRNVVPMIFKVTERLEDSDGNKLLIPDIEVETYWTNLPLEAEDVIELYHEHGTSEQYHSELKTDMNVERLPSGKFMANQFFLHCAMLAFNILRVIGTHLIENKSLAPIRIRGTRRRLRCVIRDLILIACKHVKHAGVEVLKFGRHCTWFKLYQKISLSL